A genomic window from Oceanobacillus timonensis includes:
- a CDS encoding YaaC family protein: protein MIHHEEVFSFLTAEENAQRYLKKSYSFLDEAATKSYQNSAAFMHYINNGMIFMESSRQSNILVQPVLSFYGMTHFLKGWLLTKRPDYPETTAVLAHGLTARKRKRKDYRFMEDEVKMQQKGLFPYVTRYLFSLHPFPLNRVSMRLLFCSIPELSNLWQLHQEESMVVVGEKNSSQLCFPNRILDGFHLKEETFVERIRLFLPPIKAIQQTNKSLQIYLTEPIQDWNGPFRYHLDNELLYFPANRANYFPYSEILAHYLLLFHLSMICRYETEWWGELIQMKTDKEYPFIERFLKITRKKTPALIGERLLENIDFKQ from the coding sequence ATGATTCATCATGAAGAGGTATTTTCTTTTTTAACTGCAGAAGAAAATGCACAACGTTATCTAAAAAAAAGCTATTCATTTTTAGATGAAGCTGCAACAAAAAGCTATCAAAACAGTGCTGCTTTTATGCATTATATCAATAACGGTATGATTTTTATGGAATCAAGCAGACAGAGCAATATTCTGGTACAGCCAGTCCTGTCATTTTATGGGATGACGCACTTTTTAAAAGGATGGCTCCTGACCAAACGACCGGATTACCCTGAAACAACAGCAGTCCTTGCGCATGGCCTGACTGCCCGAAAAAGAAAACGGAAAGATTACCGTTTTATGGAGGATGAAGTCAAAATGCAGCAAAAAGGATTGTTTCCGTATGTCACTCGTTATTTATTTTCCCTTCATCCTTTCCCGTTAAACCGTGTTTCCATGCGACTATTATTCTGTTCTATCCCGGAATTAAGCAATCTATGGCAGCTCCACCAGGAAGAATCCATGGTCGTAGTCGGAGAAAAAAACAGTAGCCAGCTTTGTTTTCCGAACCGGATTCTAGATGGTTTTCATTTAAAAGAAGAAACCTTTGTCGAGCGGATCCGTTTATTTTTGCCTCCAATTAAGGCTATTCAACAAACTAACAAATCATTGCAGATTTATCTGACAGAACCAATCCAGGATTGGAACGGCCCTTTCCGATATCACCTGGATAATGAATTGTTGTATTTTCCAGCTAATCGAGCAAACTATTTTCCTTATTCGGAAATTCTGGCCCATTATCTTCTTTTGTTTCACCTAAGCATGATTTGCCGTTATGAAACAGAGTGGTGGGGGGAACTGATACAAATGAAGACGGATAAAGAATATCCTTTTATCGAGCGTTTTTTAAAAATAACCCGTAAAAAAACGCCGGCGCTGATTGGAGAGCGTTTATTGGAAAACATTGATTTCAAGCAATAA
- the guaB gene encoding IMP dehydrogenase, with the protein MREDKFAKEGLTFDDVLLLPAESEVLPNQVDLSVDLTSNLKLKSPFISAGMDTVTEAEMAISMARQGGFGVIHKNMSIEQQAEEVDRVKRSESGVITNPFFLTPEHQVYDAEHLMGKYRISGVPIVNNTLEQQLVGILTNRDLRFIEDYSILISEVMTTEELVTAPVGTTLDEAEKLLQKYKIEKLPLVDDQRVLKGLITIKDIEKVIEFPNAAKDGQGRLIAAAAVGVTGDAMTRIEKLVEAGVDAIVIDTAHGHSKGVLEQLKRIREAYPDLVIIAGNVATEEGTRALIEAGASVVKVGIGPGSICTTRVVSGVGVPQITAVYDCALAAKEYGVPVIADGGVKYSGDIVKALASGAHAVMLGSIFAGTTESPGDTEIFQGRQYKVYRGMGSVGAMQAGSKDRYFQSESDNKKLVPEGIEGRIAYKGSLEDTFHQLVGGLRSGMGYCGTKNLESLRNDARFIRITGAGLRESHPHDVQITKESPNYFMQ; encoded by the coding sequence ATGAGAGAAGACAAATTTGCAAAAGAAGGTTTAACATTTGATGATGTATTACTTCTTCCGGCAGAATCGGAGGTTTTACCCAACCAGGTGGATTTAAGTGTAGATTTAACGTCAAACTTAAAATTAAAATCACCATTTATCAGTGCTGGAATGGATACCGTAACAGAAGCGGAAATGGCAATTTCCATGGCGCGTCAAGGCGGTTTTGGAGTAATTCATAAAAATATGTCCATCGAACAGCAAGCTGAAGAAGTAGATCGTGTAAAACGCTCTGAAAGTGGTGTTATCACAAACCCGTTCTTCTTAACTCCTGAGCATCAGGTATATGACGCAGAACATTTAATGGGAAAATATCGCATTTCAGGAGTTCCAATTGTCAATAATACCCTCGAACAACAGCTCGTCGGTATTTTAACCAATCGTGATTTACGTTTTATCGAGGATTATTCGATTCTGATTTCTGAAGTGATGACAACAGAGGAACTGGTAACAGCACCGGTGGGAACCACGTTGGACGAAGCGGAAAAACTGCTACAGAAATATAAAATTGAAAAGCTGCCGCTTGTGGACGATCAAAGGGTTTTAAAAGGATTAATTACGATTAAAGATATCGAAAAGGTCATTGAATTTCCTAACGCAGCAAAAGACGGGCAAGGACGGTTGATTGCAGCAGCTGCAGTCGGTGTGACAGGCGATGCAATGACACGGATTGAAAAATTAGTGGAGGCCGGTGTCGATGCAATTGTAATTGATACAGCACATGGTCATTCTAAAGGCGTTCTGGAACAACTTAAACGGATTCGCGAGGCTTATCCTGATTTGGTGATTATTGCAGGGAATGTAGCTACAGAAGAAGGAACAAGAGCTTTAATTGAAGCAGGTGCATCAGTTGTAAAGGTCGGTATTGGACCAGGATCCATCTGTACAACGCGCGTGGTTTCCGGTGTGGGCGTACCGCAGATCACAGCAGTTTATGATTGTGCATTGGCAGCGAAAGAATACGGGGTACCTGTTATTGCGGACGGCGGAGTAAAATATTCCGGCGACATTGTGAAAGCTTTAGCATCAGGTGCTCACGCTGTCATGCTGGGAAGTATTTTTGCAGGTACAACGGAAAGCCCTGGAGATACAGAAATTTTCCAAGGGCGCCAATATAAAGTATATCGCGGCATGGGGTCGGTCGGAGCAATGCAAGCGGGCTCCAAAGATCGTTATTTCCAAAGTGAATCAGATAACAAAAAACTTGTTCCTGAGGGAATTGAAGGGCGTATTGCTTATAAAGGATCATTAGAAGATACTTTCCATCAGCTGGTAGGCGGTTTACGTTCCGGTATGGGTTATTGCGGAACTAAAAACTTAGAAAGCTTACGAAATGATGCCCGGTTCATCCGCATTACAGGGGCCGGATTAAGAGAAAGCCATCCGCATGATGTGCAAATTACGAAAGAATCACCGAACTATTTTATGCAATAA
- the gyrA gene encoding DNA gyrase subunit A: MAEENRPSVQEINISKEMRTSFLDYAMSVIVSRALPDVRDGMKPVHRRILYAMNDLGMHSDKAFKKSARIVGEVIGKYHPHGDSAVYETMVRMAQDFSYRYMLVDGHGNFGSVDGDSAAAMRYTEARMSKISMELLRDINKDTIDYQDNYDGAEREPIVFPARFPNLLVNGTSGIAVGMATNIPPHHLGETIDAVLAVSKNPDITIDEIMENHLPGPDFPTAGQILGRSGIRKAYETGKGSITVRAKLDIEQGKNDKETIIVTELPYQVNKARLIEKIAELVRDKKIDGITDLRDETDRNGMRVVIELRRDANANVVLNNLYKHTALQTTFGINMLALVDGRPQVLTVKQCLEYYLEHQKVIIKRRTAFELKKAEARAHILEGLRVALDHLDEVISLIRNSKTADIARDGLIERFELSEKQAQAILDMRLQRLTGLEREKIEEEYKELQELIAELKAILADEEKVLEIIREELTEIKEKFHDERRTEIVAGGAGFLEDEDLIPEENIVITLTHQGYIKRLPASTYRTQRRGGRGIQGMGTNENDFVEHLVSTSTHDTVLFFTNKGKVYKTKGYEVPEFNRTAKGIPMINLLQVEKGEWVNAVISVSEFDEDYYLFFTTKHGIAKRTPLEKFKNIRKGGLIAVNLREEDELISVRMTNGEKEMMIATRNGYLIRFEEEQMRPMGRTAAGVKGISLREDDEVISMEILEEGSKILHVTSKGFGKQTPENEYRRINRGGKGVFTCKLDDKTGHVVDVKAIQGDEDLMLITIAGVLIRIQVSDISQTGRNTKGVHLIRLQDEEEVATVARIEKEEEEEIEEVSESEADNKTDDNNEE, from the coding sequence ATGGCAGAGGAAAATCGTCCGAGTGTCCAAGAAATAAATATTAGTAAGGAGATGCGTACATCCTTCTTAGATTATGCAATGAGTGTTATTGTATCCCGGGCATTACCTGATGTGCGGGATGGCATGAAGCCTGTACATCGTCGAATTCTATATGCAATGAATGATTTGGGAATGCACTCAGACAAAGCATTTAAAAAATCAGCACGTATTGTAGGAGAGGTTATCGGGAAATACCATCCGCATGGCGATTCAGCTGTGTATGAAACCATGGTAAGAATGGCACAGGATTTCAGTTATCGCTATATGCTCGTAGACGGGCATGGAAACTTTGGATCTGTCGACGGTGATTCTGCAGCAGCAATGCGTTATACAGAAGCACGTATGTCCAAGATTTCCATGGAGCTTCTGCGTGATATTAACAAAGATACAATAGATTATCAGGATAACTATGACGGCGCCGAGCGGGAACCAATCGTATTCCCGGCCCGTTTCCCTAACCTTCTTGTGAATGGGACATCAGGGATTGCTGTCGGGATGGCGACCAATATCCCGCCGCATCATTTAGGTGAAACAATTGATGCTGTATTAGCAGTAAGTAAAAATCCGGATATCACCATAGATGAGATTATGGAGAACCATCTCCCTGGTCCTGACTTTCCTACTGCAGGACAGATATTGGGAAGAAGCGGCATTCGTAAAGCGTATGAAACGGGGAAAGGTTCTATTACCGTTCGTGCCAAACTTGATATCGAGCAAGGGAAAAATGATAAAGAAACCATTATAGTAACAGAGCTTCCTTATCAGGTGAACAAAGCCAGATTGATTGAAAAAATAGCGGAACTTGTCCGCGACAAAAAAATTGATGGCATCACAGACCTTCGTGATGAAACAGATCGTAACGGTATGCGGGTTGTGATTGAACTGAGAAGGGATGCCAATGCAAATGTTGTTTTAAATAATCTATATAAACATACGGCTTTGCAAACAACATTTGGTATCAATATGCTTGCATTGGTGGATGGACGTCCCCAAGTATTAACCGTGAAACAGTGTCTGGAGTATTATTTAGAACATCAAAAAGTCATTATCAAGCGCCGGACAGCCTTTGAATTAAAGAAAGCGGAAGCACGGGCGCATATTCTGGAAGGTTTGCGCGTTGCACTGGATCATTTGGACGAGGTTATTTCCTTAATCCGTAACTCCAAAACAGCAGATATAGCCAGAGATGGATTAATCGAACGCTTCGAACTATCGGAGAAACAGGCACAAGCTATTCTGGATATGCGTCTCCAGCGTTTAACAGGTTTAGAGCGTGAAAAGATTGAAGAAGAATATAAAGAGCTTCAAGAATTAATTGCTGAATTAAAAGCCATTTTAGCGGATGAAGAAAAAGTATTGGAAATCATCCGGGAAGAACTTACAGAGATTAAAGAGAAGTTTCATGATGAACGCCGTACAGAAATTGTTGCCGGCGGGGCTGGTTTCCTTGAGGATGAAGACTTGATTCCAGAAGAAAATATTGTGATTACCCTGACGCACCAAGGTTACATTAAACGATTACCAGCGTCTACGTACCGTACACAACGCCGTGGCGGAAGAGGTATTCAAGGTATGGGGACCAATGAAAATGACTTTGTGGAACATCTTGTGTCCACCTCAACGCATGATACGGTTCTTTTCTTTACAAACAAAGGGAAGGTATATAAAACAAAAGGATATGAGGTTCCGGAGTTTAACCGTACGGCAAAAGGTATTCCAATGATTAACCTGCTGCAGGTGGAAAAAGGAGAATGGGTCAATGCTGTCATCTCTGTATCTGAATTTGATGAGGATTACTACCTGTTCTTTACAACCAAGCACGGTATTGCGAAGCGTACGCCTCTTGAGAAATTTAAAAACATCCGTAAAGGCGGTCTGATTGCTGTTAACTTGCGGGAAGAGGATGAATTAATTTCTGTCCGCATGACCAATGGTGAAAAAGAAATGATGATTGCTACGAGAAACGGTTACTTAATCCGTTTTGAAGAAGAACAAATGCGGCCAATGGGAAGAACAGCGGCAGGCGTCAAAGGTATTTCTTTACGTGAGGACGATGAGGTTATTTCCATGGAAATACTGGAAGAAGGTTCTAAAATACTTCATGTAACCAGTAAAGGTTTTGGGAAGCAGACACCGGAAAATGAATATCGTCGTATTAACCGGGGCGGTAAAGGAGTATTCACTTGTAAACTGGATGACAAGACAGGACATGTTGTGGATGTCAAGGCAATTCAGGGTGATGAAGATTTAATGCTTATCACGATTGCTGGCGTTCTGATTCGCATCCAAGTATCCGATATTTCACAAACAGGCAGAAACACCAAAGGGGTACACCTGATTCGCCTGCAGGATGAAGAAGAAGTGGCAACAGTCGCACGGATTGAGAAAGAAGAAGAGGAAGAAATAGAAGAAGTTTCTGAATCTGAAGCGGATAACAAAACAGACGATAACAACGAAGAATAA
- a CDS encoding VLRF1 family aeRF1-type release factor: MLLQDKIKRLKQISYEEPQKVLSMYLNTDHRDPEQQGGAWRIELKNGLKELADATQESSSHEEKNQSKTIRQKVENEVNEREAEKGLYRGLVLFGTADEDLWFSQALHVPVKTEFHWETEPVLDQLKQLEKEYPYTGVIVIQQDEVTVLETELGTLVDQSHYTLDLNTNDWRQHEGPQGNDVRQGGAKKDEFKERVKEHQQRWFKALVAKLEKRAGQRDWEQIYLVGEKNEVEPLKSYFNKNIDKTVPRNLLNSDADKILADVLDD; this comes from the coding sequence ATGCTCTTACAAGATAAAATCAAGAGATTGAAACAAATCAGTTATGAGGAACCGCAAAAGGTGCTTTCCATGTATCTGAACACAGACCACCGTGATCCTGAACAACAGGGCGGAGCATGGAGAATTGAATTAAAAAATGGGCTGAAAGAACTGGCGGATGCAACCCAGGAAAGCAGCTCTCATGAAGAAAAAAATCAATCCAAGACAATTCGTCAAAAGGTAGAGAATGAAGTCAACGAAAGAGAAGCGGAAAAAGGTTTATACAGAGGTTTAGTTCTCTTCGGTACAGCAGATGAGGATCTGTGGTTTTCACAAGCCCTGCACGTCCCTGTTAAAACGGAATTTCATTGGGAAACTGAGCCGGTTCTCGACCAATTGAAACAATTAGAAAAAGAATACCCTTATACCGGCGTCATTGTCATTCAACAAGACGAGGTTACTGTTCTGGAAACAGAATTGGGAACACTGGTAGACCAGTCCCATTATACTTTGGACTTAAATACCAATGACTGGCGCCAACACGAAGGTCCCCAAGGTAATGATGTTAGACAAGGCGGGGCGAAAAAAGATGAATTCAAAGAACGCGTAAAAGAACATCAACAACGCTGGTTCAAAGCACTCGTTGCGAAGTTAGAAAAAAGAGCCGGTCAAAGAGACTGGGAACAAATTTATCTTGTCGGTGAAAAAAATGAAGTCGAACCATTGAAATCTTACTTTAATAAAAACATCGATAAAACCGTTCCCCGTAACTTGTTAAACAGTGATGCAGATAAAATTTTGGCTGATGTACTGGATGACTAA
- a CDS encoding DUF2254 domain-containing protein gives MNKTKFRISVRDSFWFLPIVYGLCSMGAAGAVTALDVWLVPSVSSSIPDIFLTGQSIAKQLYAALITAMLTMTTVSFSTIMVMLTTYSSQFSPRALEDFMQSKITQHVLGVYTFGFIFVVINLWLLTETNQQDLLSPFFTVIITIITLAFFILFIHFSARWAQVNFLIGVIRNKTLELIKETFAERTYGQHQHWDHSQVQNIREKDRKTIHARHSGYVQQVNYNYLIKWASANNMVLEATFQVGDYVPEGLPVFYFWDVGDRKDNVAKHDDFLVIGGERTDLQDIGFSIQKLVEIAVKALSTGMNDPNTAINCIHRIGSLLSELAGNYYPVTYFSDNHGDLRLMMEQKNFRDYLFKSFYQIKHYGKDDISVIYSIIDTLYKVTVVSEASIQKEVWNFAKYILEAVDIENLSSLDYQHLKSITEKFADFCGEELDWEYSKG, from the coding sequence ATGAATAAAACGAAATTCCGGATATCCGTTCGTGACAGCTTCTGGTTTCTCCCGATTGTATACGGTTTATGCTCAATGGGAGCAGCAGGGGCTGTGACAGCATTGGATGTTTGGCTGGTCCCCAGCGTATCCAGCAGCATACCGGATATTTTTCTTACCGGTCAAAGTATAGCAAAACAGCTTTATGCTGCCTTGATTACAGCAATGCTGACAATGACAACGGTAAGTTTCTCAACAATTATGGTGATGCTGACAACATATTCTTCCCAGTTTTCCCCTCGCGCTTTGGAAGACTTTATGCAGAGTAAAATCACCCAACACGTTTTAGGTGTCTATACATTTGGTTTTATTTTTGTAGTGATTAATTTATGGTTATTGACAGAAACAAACCAACAAGATTTGTTGAGTCCTTTCTTCACTGTGATTATAACGATTATTACGCTTGCATTTTTTATTTTGTTTATCCATTTTTCCGCACGTTGGGCACAAGTGAATTTTCTGATCGGCGTCATACGAAACAAAACGTTGGAATTAATAAAAGAAACCTTTGCAGAAAGAACATATGGACAACATCAGCATTGGGATCATTCACAAGTTCAAAACATTAGAGAAAAGGATAGGAAGACGATTCATGCGAGGCATTCTGGCTACGTGCAGCAAGTGAATTATAACTATCTGATCAAATGGGCCAGCGCTAATAATATGGTGTTAGAAGCAACGTTTCAAGTTGGCGATTATGTCCCTGAAGGATTACCGGTTTTTTATTTTTGGGATGTAGGGGACAGAAAAGATAATGTAGCGAAACACGACGATTTTTTAGTTATCGGCGGGGAACGGACTGATCTTCAAGATATTGGATTTTCCATTCAAAAATTAGTGGAGATAGCCGTGAAAGCTCTGTCCACTGGTATGAACGATCCGAACACAGCAATTAATTGTATACACCGCATTGGCAGTTTACTGTCGGAGTTAGCAGGTAATTATTATCCTGTTACCTATTTTTCAGATAATCATGGCGATTTGCGGTTAATGATGGAACAAAAGAATTTTCGGGATTACTTATTTAAAAGTTTTTACCAGATTAAACATTATGGAAAAGATGATATCTCCGTTATATATAGCATTATAGACACGTTATATAAGGTTACTGTCGTTAGTGAGGCGTCGATTCAAAAAGAAGTATGGAATTTCGCAAAATATATTTTAGAAGCGGTAGATATAGAAAATCTGTCGTCACTGGATTATCAGCATCTGAAAAGTATAACAGAAAAATTTGCTGATTTTTGCGGAGAAGAATTAGATTGGGAATATTCGAAAGGATGA
- the gyrB gene encoding DNA topoisomerase (ATP-hydrolyzing) subunit B, whose protein sequence is MSMEDKVTENQAYDADQIQVLEGLEAVRKRPGMYIGSTSEKGLHHLVWEIVDNSIDEALAGYCDHIEIAIEEDNSITVTDNGRGIPVDIQKKTGRPALEVIMTVLHAGGKFGGGGYKVSGGLHGVGASVVNALSSSLEVYVHRDGKIYYLSFKKGVPQGEITVIGDTDITGTVTHFIPDNEIFTETVEYNYDTLEQRLRELAFLNKGLRISIEDKRSDKETATYYYEGGISSYVEFINKNKEVLHEPFFAEGEDQGIAVEVAIQYNDGFTTNLYSFANNIHTYEGGTHEVGFRSGLTRAINDYAKKNSLLKDSESNLSGEDVREGLTAIVSIKHPDPQFEGQTKTKLGNTEVRTITDGVFSESFSKFLYENPTTAKIIVEKGLMASRARLAAKKARELTRRKSALDVTSLPGKLADCSSKDASKSELYIVEGDSAGGSAKSGRDRHYQAILPLRGKILNVEKARLDRILSNNEVRAMITALGTGIGEEFDITKARYHKVVIMTDADVDGAHIRTLLLTFFYRYMRPLLEYGYIYIAQPPLYQIKQGKAVHYVYSDKELDALLEEIPKAPKPGIQRYKGLGEMNADQLWDTTMNPESRTLLQVELSDAIDADLVFDMLMGDKVEPRRNFIEENAQYVQNLDI, encoded by the coding sequence ATGTCGATGGAAGACAAAGTTACAGAAAACCAGGCCTATGATGCTGATCAGATACAAGTTCTTGAAGGTCTTGAAGCCGTTCGTAAGAGACCGGGAATGTACATTGGTTCTACCAGTGAAAAAGGATTGCACCATCTTGTATGGGAAATTGTCGATAACAGTATCGATGAAGCGTTGGCAGGTTATTGTGACCATATTGAAATCGCAATTGAAGAAGATAACAGTATTACCGTGACGGATAATGGACGCGGGATTCCTGTTGATATACAAAAGAAAACAGGACGTCCGGCTCTTGAGGTTATTATGACCGTACTTCATGCCGGCGGTAAATTCGGCGGTGGCGGATACAAGGTTTCCGGTGGACTTCATGGTGTGGGTGCATCCGTTGTTAACGCGCTTTCCAGCAGCTTAGAGGTTTATGTTCACCGCGATGGGAAAATTTATTATCTTTCGTTTAAAAAAGGGGTTCCTCAAGGGGAAATAACGGTTATCGGTGATACGGATATCACAGGAACCGTAACCCACTTTATTCCAGATAATGAAATTTTCACAGAAACGGTCGAATATAATTACGATACATTGGAACAGCGCTTAAGAGAGCTTGCTTTTCTAAACAAAGGATTACGTATTTCCATTGAAGATAAGCGCTCTGATAAAGAGACAGCAACCTATTATTATGAGGGCGGCATCAGCTCTTATGTTGAATTTATTAATAAAAATAAAGAGGTATTGCATGAACCGTTTTTTGCAGAAGGTGAAGACCAGGGAATCGCTGTAGAGGTCGCTATCCAGTATAACGACGGTTTTACAACCAATTTATATTCCTTTGCCAATAATATTCACACGTATGAGGGCGGTACACATGAAGTTGGATTTCGTTCCGGCCTGACACGTGCTATCAATGATTATGCGAAAAAGAACAGTTTGTTAAAAGACAGTGAATCCAATTTATCCGGGGAAGATGTCCGGGAAGGATTAACAGCTATTGTTTCCATCAAGCATCCAGACCCGCAATTTGAGGGACAGACAAAAACAAAGTTAGGAAACACAGAAGTACGTACCATTACAGACGGTGTATTTTCAGAGTCCTTCTCTAAATTCCTTTATGAAAATCCAACCACTGCAAAAATTATTGTGGAAAAAGGATTAATGGCCTCCAGAGCACGTTTGGCTGCTAAAAAGGCCAGAGAACTGACACGTCGTAAAAGTGCATTAGATGTAACCAGTCTGCCTGGGAAGTTAGCTGACTGTTCTTCCAAAGATGCCTCTAAAAGTGAGTTGTACATTGTAGAGGGAGACTCTGCCGGAGGTTCTGCCAAATCTGGAAGAGACCGTCATTATCAGGCCATTCTTCCTTTACGCGGAAAAATCTTAAATGTCGAAAAAGCACGCTTGGACCGGATTTTATCGAATAATGAAGTACGGGCTATGATTACAGCATTAGGAACAGGTATCGGCGAAGAGTTTGATATTACCAAGGCACGGTATCATAAAGTTGTTATCATGACAGATGCCGACGTTGATGGAGCGCATATCAGAACATTATTATTAACCTTTTTCTACCGGTATATGCGTCCGCTACTGGAATATGGCTATATTTATATTGCGCAGCCGCCGCTTTACCAGATTAAGCAGGGCAAGGCAGTGCATTACGTTTATTCCGATAAAGAACTGGATGCCCTTTTAGAAGAGATTCCAAAGGCACCAAAACCAGGTATCCAACGATACAAAGGACTTGGAGAAATGAACGCAGACCAGCTTTGGGATACAACGATGAATCCGGAATCACGTACCCTGCTGCAAGTAGAGCTGAGCGATGCTATTGATGCGGATCTGGTTTTTGATATGTTAATGGGAGATAAAGTAGAGCCACGCCGCAACTTTATCGAGGAAAATGCCCAATACGTTCAAAACCTGGATATTTAA
- a CDS encoding D-alanyl-D-alanine carboxypeptidase family protein: MRKSINKLFLLMVAAALVFTSFVIPSMSVHAEELDLEAESAILVDAETGKVLYAKDPDVALPPASMTKIMTEYLVWEAVENGDISWDTTTQISDYAYEISSNVDSSGIGLTQQQDYTVEDLYAAMAINSDNGATIALAELIAGSEGEFVEMMNAKGEELGLPEYKFVNATGLDNESLGDNYPEGTSQNDTNLLSARSSAMLGAALVNDYPEALEISSMPSTEFDGKTVENWNYMLDHDSVNLDQYFYEGVDGLKTGHTELAGFAFTGTAERDGQRLITVVMKTDSIEKRFEETAKLLDYGFDEFDTQELFPAGYQEEGEETAPVARGKEREVNIGINEAIHVPVKSGEEELYHLEYVIDEDRLNDDGELEAPVEADEVIGTVNVVYDGDAEDYGYISDETSQESYDLVAMDDVEQSNWFMLTLQSIGDFFVNMFQGAFNWVKGLFS; encoded by the coding sequence GTGAGAAAGTCTATAAACAAATTATTTCTTTTGATGGTTGCAGCAGCGCTTGTTTTTACATCTTTTGTTATACCATCCATGTCTGTTCACGCAGAAGAATTGGATCTTGAGGCAGAATCGGCTATTTTAGTGGATGCAGAAACGGGGAAAGTTTTATATGCGAAAGACCCGGATGTGGCTTTACCTCCTGCTAGCATGACGAAAATAATGACAGAATACCTTGTTTGGGAAGCAGTTGAAAACGGAGATATTTCGTGGGATACAACAACTCAAATCAGTGACTATGCATATGAAATATCTAGTAATGTTGACTCTTCGGGAATTGGATTAACCCAGCAGCAGGATTACACTGTAGAAGATTTATATGCAGCAATGGCGATTAATTCAGATAACGGGGCAACCATTGCCTTGGCAGAGTTAATTGCAGGGTCTGAAGGCGAATTTGTTGAGATGATGAATGCAAAGGGAGAAGAATTAGGTCTTCCCGAATATAAATTTGTGAATGCAACAGGATTGGATAACGAGAGTTTAGGGGATAACTATCCTGAAGGAACAAGCCAGAATGACACGAACCTGTTATCAGCACGTTCCTCAGCTATGTTAGGAGCGGCTCTGGTAAATGATTATCCGGAAGCGTTGGAAATCTCCAGTATGCCAAGTACGGAATTTGACGGCAAAACCGTTGAGAACTGGAATTATATGCTTGATCATGATTCCGTGAATTTGGATCAATACTTTTATGAGGGCGTGGATGGCTTGAAAACTGGCCATACCGAGCTTGCCGGTTTTGCCTTCACTGGGACAGCAGAACGTGATGGACAACGTCTTATTACCGTTGTGATGAAAACCGATAGTATTGAAAAGCGCTTTGAAGAAACAGCAAAACTGTTAGATTATGGTTTTGATGAATTTGATACACAAGAATTATTTCCTGCAGGATATCAGGAAGAAGGAGAAGAAACAGCTCCTGTAGCAAGAGGAAAAGAGAGAGAAGTAAATATTGGTATTAATGAAGCAATTCATGTCCCTGTAAAATCAGGGGAGGAAGAGTTATATCATTTAGAGTATGTCATAGATGAAGACAGACTGAATGACGATGGCGAGTTAGAAGCCCCTGTTGAAGCAGACGAAGTAATTGGTACAGTTAACGTTGTCTATGACGGGGACGCAGAAGATTATGGCTATATTTCGGATGAAACAAGCCAGGAAAGCTACGATTTAGTAGCAATGGATGATGTGGAACAATCAAATTGGTTTATGCTGACGTTACAATCGATTGGTGACTTTTTTGTTAATATGTTCCAAGGTGCTTTTAATTGGGTGAAAGGGCTTTTTAGCTAA